In Chitinophaga nivalis, a single genomic region encodes these proteins:
- a CDS encoding nicotinate phosphoribosyltransferase, whose translation MTKENLILLADAYKYSHHKLYIPGTQFIYSYLESRGGKFDETVFFGLQYFIKEYLEGVVFTKEKLDEAETTLLEVFGRNDVFDRSRFEYIIEKHGGKLPIRIKAVPEGTVVPVRNVLMTIENTDPACYWLTNFLETLLMQVWYPCTVATVSREIKKVVKQYYDDTASEAAFAGIDFVLNDFGFRGASSVESAGLGGSAHLVNFSGSDTIPGSVFAKRYYHAPTAPGLSIPATEHSICTLLGEPGEKEIFKHILDTFPTGTIACVSDSYNIFRACEEYWGTELKEQILSRNGTLVIRPDSGDPVQTLLRVFDILLNKFGYTINEKGFKVLPPQVRVIQGDGISYASIPGIYEALKKAGISAENLVLGMGGALLQRVNRDTQEFALKCAFATVNDEPVNVQKMPVELDANGHLRTSFKKSKAGKLKLINDNGQLTTVGATEAPTQDDLLQTVFENGVVTKDYTFQAIREAAAL comes from the coding sequence ATGACTAAAGAAAATCTGATCCTCCTCGCCGACGCTTACAAATACTCTCACCACAAACTGTACATTCCCGGTACACAATTCATCTACTCTTATCTGGAAAGCCGGGGCGGCAAATTTGACGAAACTGTCTTCTTCGGATTACAATACTTTATCAAAGAATACCTCGAAGGCGTAGTATTCACCAAAGAAAAGCTGGACGAAGCGGAAACTACCCTGCTGGAAGTATTTGGCAGAAACGATGTATTCGACCGCAGCCGCTTTGAATATATCATCGAAAAACACGGCGGGAAATTACCTATCCGTATCAAAGCAGTACCAGAAGGCACGGTAGTGCCTGTACGAAATGTGCTGATGACCATTGAAAATACAGATCCCGCCTGCTACTGGCTCACCAACTTCCTGGAAACCCTGCTGATGCAGGTATGGTACCCCTGCACAGTAGCTACGGTATCCCGGGAAATTAAAAAGGTGGTGAAACAATACTATGATGATACCGCCAGTGAAGCTGCGTTTGCTGGTATCGACTTTGTACTCAACGATTTCGGCTTCCGGGGCGCCAGCTCAGTAGAAAGTGCCGGCCTCGGCGGCAGCGCCCACCTGGTCAACTTCTCCGGCAGCGATACCATCCCCGGATCTGTTTTCGCTAAAAGATATTATCACGCACCTACTGCACCGGGCCTGTCTATTCCCGCTACAGAACACTCTATCTGTACCTTGCTGGGAGAACCCGGCGAAAAGGAAATCTTCAAACACATCCTCGATACTTTCCCCACCGGTACCATTGCCTGCGTATCCGACTCCTACAATATCTTCCGCGCCTGTGAAGAATACTGGGGCACCGAACTGAAAGAACAGATCCTCAGCAGAAACGGTACCCTCGTAATCCGCCCCGACAGCGGCGATCCGGTACAAACCCTCCTCCGGGTATTTGACATACTGCTGAACAAATTCGGTTATACCATCAACGAAAAAGGATTTAAAGTATTACCGCCACAGGTGAGAGTGATACAGGGCGACGGTATCAGCTATGCTTCTATTCCCGGTATCTATGAAGCGCTCAAAAAAGCCGGCATCAGTGCAGAAAACCTGGTACTGGGCATGGGTGGCGCACTCCTCCAGCGGGTCAACCGCGACACACAGGAATTTGCGCTCAAATGCGCCTTCGCCACGGTCAACGACGAACCCGTTAATGTGCAGAAAATGCCGGTGGAACTGGATGCCAACGGCCATCTCCGCACCTCTTTCAAGAAATCAAAAGCCGGTAAATTAAAGCTGATCAACGATAATGGCCAGCTCACTACGGTAGGGGCCACCGAAGCACCTACGCAGGATGACTTATTACAAACCGTTTTCGAAAACGGCGTAGTCACCAAAGACTATACCTTCCAGGCTATCCGAGAAGCAGCCGCACTATAA
- a CDS encoding NUDIX domain-containing protein has product MQNTKPTGVIIARFQTPSLHEGHLEIIRQVQQKHNRVLIILGVSPVRGSRKNPLDFYTRERMIKQLFPEIIVLPLSDQKSDQVWSQKLDELLHTNFPHETFVLYGSRDSFMDTYSGRYTTASLAPVKDYNATALREAVSDKVFDTEEFRAGIIYNTYNLFPAVYATVDIALFRNDKQELLLGRKPNETAWRLPGGFSDPTDDNYEAAAARELQEECGAVTTGPMTYVTSLRVNDWRYRTETNKIITTLFSTDLLEGTPAAGDDLADIQWITVKDIPELIRQGNIVDTHIPLLEKLSEKYAY; this is encoded by the coding sequence ATGCAAAACACAAAGCCCACAGGAGTTATTATAGCCCGGTTTCAAACACCCTCTCTACATGAAGGGCACCTGGAAATCATCCGGCAGGTACAGCAAAAACACAACCGGGTACTGATCATCCTGGGCGTAAGCCCGGTGAGAGGCAGCCGTAAAAATCCGCTGGACTTCTACACCCGCGAACGCATGATCAAACAGTTATTCCCGGAGATCATCGTACTGCCACTCAGCGATCAGAAAAGCGACCAGGTATGGTCACAGAAACTGGATGAACTGCTGCACACCAACTTCCCCCACGAAACCTTTGTATTATACGGCAGCCGCGACAGCTTCATGGACACCTACAGTGGCCGTTACACCACCGCCTCTCTGGCGCCGGTAAAAGATTACAACGCCACCGCCCTCCGCGAAGCCGTCTCCGATAAAGTATTTGATACAGAAGAGTTTCGCGCCGGCATCATCTACAACACCTATAATCTTTTCCCCGCGGTATACGCCACAGTAGATATTGCCCTGTTCCGCAACGACAAGCAGGAGCTGCTCCTGGGCCGCAAGCCCAATGAAACAGCCTGGCGCCTGCCCGGCGGCTTCTCTGATCCTACAGATGACAACTACGAAGCAGCGGCAGCCCGTGAACTGCAGGAAGAATGCGGCGCCGTTACCACCGGTCCCATGACCTACGTAACATCTTTACGGGTCAACGACTGGCGCTACCGCACCGAAACCAATAAAATCATTACCACCTTATTCAGCACCGATCTGCTGGAAGGCACACCGGCCGCCGGCGACGACCTGGCGGACATACAATGGATAACGGTAAAGGATATACCGGAATTAATCCGCCAGGGTAACATCGTAGATACACACATCCCCTTGCTGGAAAAACTGTCAGAAAAATATGCTTACTAA
- a CDS encoding NUDIX hydrolase, protein MPIKQNIRLTVDAVVFGYIPREGIVVLLIKRTIPPFLHSWALPGGFVLDEETLEAAVTRELLTEAGVNINYLEQLYTFGLPGRDPRGRVVSIAYFGLVNPTNFKLAASSDAEDASWFNIKDLPDLAFDHAAIIDIAVQRLRNKIRYEPIGFELLDKKFPIADLEKLYETLLDRSIDRRNFQKKINHLGILIAHNEKQKQVSQGRPAKLFSFDEARYFQLKKDGIAFEI, encoded by the coding sequence TTGCCAATAAAACAAAACATCAGGTTAACCGTAGACGCGGTGGTATTCGGATATATTCCCAGGGAAGGTATTGTAGTACTGCTGATCAAGCGTACCATTCCACCTTTTCTTCACAGCTGGGCACTGCCCGGCGGTTTTGTGCTGGATGAAGAAACCCTGGAAGCTGCCGTTACCCGCGAACTGCTCACAGAAGCCGGTGTCAATATCAATTACCTGGAACAACTGTATACCTTTGGTTTGCCCGGCCGCGATCCACGGGGCCGGGTGGTATCCATCGCCTACTTTGGCCTGGTAAATCCCACCAACTTCAAACTGGCCGCCAGCTCCGATGCAGAAGATGCTTCCTGGTTCAATATCAAGGACCTGCCCGATCTGGCCTTCGACCACGCCGCCATTATCGATATCGCCGTACAACGGCTCCGCAATAAAATCCGGTACGAACCGATAGGCTTCGAACTGCTGGATAAGAAATTCCCGATTGCCGACCTGGAAAAATTATACGAAACATTACTGGACAGATCCATCGATCGCCGTAACTTCCAAAAGAAGATCAATCACCTGGGTATCCTCATTGCACACAACGAAAAACAAAAACAAGTGTCACAAGGCAGACCGGCCAAGTTGTTCAGTTTCGATGAGGCCCGGTACTTTCAATTGAAAAAAGACGGAATAGCTTTTGAAATATAA
- a CDS encoding nuclear transport factor 2 family protein — MDEKLALVYRYFQLLENFSTDPDEFAGIFHPDIIQTAYPNQLSNDIKQRNFDNMLESMTTNKLMLKSQQFSVQKALQTGQTLVVEARWTGEIRVDAGRFRRGQIMKAFICTIIEFRDGKIYRQRNYDCYEP, encoded by the coding sequence ATGGACGAAAAACTGGCGCTAGTATACCGGTATTTTCAACTGTTGGAAAACTTTTCAACAGACCCTGATGAATTTGCGGGGATTTTTCACCCGGATATTATTCAGACAGCCTATCCAAATCAGCTTTCGAATGATATTAAACAGCGGAATTTTGATAACATGCTGGAAAGCATGACTACCAATAAACTGATGCTCAAATCACAGCAATTCAGCGTGCAGAAAGCACTGCAAACCGGTCAGACGCTGGTAGTGGAAGCCAGATGGACCGGCGAAATCAGAGTAGATGCCGGCCGGTTCCGGAGAGGGCAGATCATGAAGGCTTTTATCTGCACCATCATTGAGTTCCGGGATGGGAAGATCTACCGGCAGCGCAATTATGATTGTTATGAACCTTAA
- a CDS encoding M28 family peptidase, with protein MKKITWLLPLVVSTMYVSAQKKNDRKILSNLQLHVSYLSSDKLEGRRSGAPGEQLAAAYIATQMQQLGLTPKGDNDFLQPFLIRESREPAASCSFTLNQVPLTLGSQYIPLPFSAAGSAKGEVLPHVNEPDNIWLVNIAELDIDNKKSMLEEYLKQTQIAEKSGATGVIFYNGKESAATVLQWLDHNLPPTGIPAVWADQAISKKLDDEEASSFQINIQLAFNQVKRTGTNVVGYLDNKAPKTVVIGAHYDHLGFGEETHAATKTLHPGANDNASGIAAMLEIARFLKSARLQHNNYIFVAFSGNEQGLFGSKYFTSRQNLDLSTINYMINMDMIGRLDNAKGLQIGGIGTSPGWPGILTAVTDKATHLVYDSSGVGPSDHTSFYRKNIPVLYFFTGNHSDSRQTGDSADTINYEGTLSIVKLICDIVSKTNNQEKLVFSSTREPQVTARK; from the coding sequence GTGAAAAAGATAACCTGGCTATTACCCTTGGTAGTTAGTACCATGTACGTAAGTGCACAGAAAAAAAATGATCGCAAGATCCTTAGTAACCTGCAACTGCATGTCAGTTATCTGAGCAGCGATAAACTGGAAGGCCGTCGTAGCGGCGCTCCCGGTGAACAGCTGGCAGCGGCTTACATTGCTACCCAGATGCAGCAGCTGGGATTAACTCCTAAGGGAGATAATGATTTTTTACAGCCATTCCTGATCAGGGAAAGCCGCGAACCTGCTGCATCCTGCTCCTTCACGCTCAACCAGGTACCACTTACCCTGGGCAGTCAATATATACCGCTGCCCTTTAGCGCCGCCGGATCTGCCAAAGGTGAAGTACTCCCGCATGTCAATGAACCCGACAATATCTGGCTGGTCAACATCGCCGAACTGGATATAGATAACAAGAAAAGCATGCTGGAAGAATACCTGAAACAAACGCAGATCGCGGAAAAATCAGGCGCCACCGGGGTGATCTTCTATAATGGTAAAGAATCTGCTGCCACCGTATTACAATGGCTCGATCACAACCTGCCACCCACCGGCATACCCGCGGTATGGGCCGATCAGGCCATCAGCAAGAAACTGGACGATGAAGAAGCCAGCAGCTTCCAGATCAATATACAGCTGGCCTTCAACCAGGTAAAACGTACAGGCACCAACGTAGTTGGCTATCTCGATAATAAAGCGCCTAAAACCGTCGTGATCGGTGCGCATTATGACCACCTCGGGTTCGGGGAAGAGACCCATGCCGCTACCAAAACCCTGCATCCCGGCGCCAACGACAATGCCAGTGGCATTGCCGCCATGCTGGAAATTGCCCGCTTCCTGAAATCCGCCCGCCTCCAGCACAACAATTATATTTTTGTAGCCTTCTCCGGCAACGAACAGGGACTCTTCGGCTCCAAATACTTTACCAGCCGGCAAAACCTGGATCTCTCCACGATCAACTATATGATCAATATGGACATGATAGGACGGCTGGATAATGCCAAAGGACTGCAAATCGGCGGCATCGGCACCTCACCGGGATGGCCCGGCATCCTCACGGCAGTTACCGACAAAGCCACCCATCTGGTTTACGATTCCAGCGGGGTAGGGCCTTCCGACCATACTTCTTTCTACCGGAAAAATATTCCCGTGCTCTATTTCTTCACGGGCAACCATAGCGACAGCCGGCAAACCGGCGACAGTGCCGATACCATTAATTATGAAGGCACGCTCAGCATCGTAAAACTCATCTGTGATATTGTCAGTAAAACCAATAACCAGGAAAAACTCGTCTTCTCCAGTACCCGCGAACCGCAGGTAACCGCCAGGAAATAA
- the gcvT gene encoding glycine cleavage system aminomethyltransferase GcvT, producing MKNTPFTEKHIALGAKMAAFAGYNMPISYTGINDEHQAVRTNAGVFDVSHMGEFILKGEHALDLIQRVTSNDASKLTAGKAQYSCLPNKEGGIVDDLLVYCIEENKVYMLVVNASNIEKDWNWISEHNTQGVEMHDISDKTCLLAIQGPNATSILQPLTEVDLVNLKYYTFAKGVFAGVPNVIISATGYTGAGGIEIYFEDIDGAADKIWTAIFEAGAPKGLKPIGLGARDTLRLEMGFCLYGNDIDDRTSPLEAGLGWITKFTKPFTSSELFAKQKAEGVSQKLVGFEMVDKGIPRHDYEIKDAAGNVIGRVTSGTQSPSMQKAIGLGYVKTPFAAQDTEIFIAVRDKSLKAKVVKVPFLS from the coding sequence ATGAAAAACACGCCTTTTACGGAGAAACACATTGCGCTGGGCGCAAAGATGGCAGCCTTTGCGGGTTACAACATGCCCATATCTTATACTGGTATTAATGATGAGCACCAGGCGGTGCGTACAAACGCCGGTGTGTTTGATGTAAGTCACATGGGTGAATTTATATTAAAAGGCGAACACGCCCTGGACCTGATTCAGCGTGTAACCAGCAATGATGCTTCCAAGCTGACTGCCGGCAAAGCCCAATACAGCTGCTTACCTAACAAGGAAGGTGGTATTGTGGATGACCTGTTGGTATATTGCATCGAAGAAAATAAAGTATACATGTTGGTGGTAAACGCCAGCAATATTGAAAAAGACTGGAACTGGATCAGCGAACACAACACACAGGGTGTGGAAATGCACGACATCTCCGACAAAACCTGTCTGTTAGCTATCCAGGGCCCTAACGCTACCAGCATTCTGCAGCCACTGACAGAAGTAGACCTGGTAAACCTGAAATACTACACTTTCGCCAAAGGCGTTTTTGCTGGTGTTCCCAATGTTATCATCAGTGCAACAGGTTATACCGGTGCCGGTGGTATTGAAATTTATTTTGAAGATATCGACGGCGCTGCCGACAAAATCTGGACCGCTATTTTTGAAGCGGGTGCTCCTAAAGGCCTGAAACCAATCGGACTGGGTGCACGTGATACCCTGCGCCTGGAAATGGGATTCTGCCTGTATGGTAATGACATTGATGACCGCACCTCCCCGCTGGAAGCAGGTTTGGGATGGATTACCAAATTCACTAAACCATTTACCTCCAGTGAACTTTTTGCTAAACAAAAAGCGGAAGGTGTCAGCCAGAAACTGGTAGGCTTTGAAATGGTGGATAAAGGTATTCCCCGTCATGACTACGAAATCAAAGATGCTGCCGGTAATGTGATTGGCCGTGTTACTTCCGGTACTCAATCCCCTTCTATGCAGAAAGCGATTGGTTTAGGCTATGTAAAAACACCATTTGCTGCACAGGATACAGAAATCTTTATTGCCGTAAGAGACAAGTCACTGAAGGCTAAAGTCGTGAAAGTGCCTTTCCTGAGCTAG
- a CDS encoding SRPBCC family protein encodes MPTIHLTTVIHAPLERVYDLSRSITLHKRSMTHLQEDAIKGRTTGLILLNETVTWRAKHLGKMRELTTKITAMQPLEFFSDEMTAGDFTHLKHAHYFKEIGNGTVMIDIMDFGTPYGWMGRVFEKIYLNRYMTKLLQLRNRAIKDYAESDKWRVILE; translated from the coding sequence ATGCCTACTATTCATTTAACTACCGTGATCCATGCTCCGCTCGAAAGGGTTTATGACCTGAGCCGGAGTATCACCCTGCACAAGCGCAGTATGACGCATTTGCAGGAAGACGCCATCAAAGGACGTACGACCGGACTGATATTGCTGAACGAAACAGTTACCTGGCGGGCAAAGCACCTGGGTAAGATGCGGGAGCTGACCACCAAAATTACGGCGATGCAGCCTTTGGAATTTTTCAGTGATGAAATGACCGCCGGCGATTTTACCCACCTGAAACATGCACACTATTTCAAAGAAATAGGGAATGGTACTGTAATGATCGATATTATGGATTTTGGCACCCCTTATGGCTGGATGGGACGCGTATTTGAAAAGATTTATCTGAATAGGTATATGACAAAACTCCTGCAGCTACGTAATCGTGCGATCAAGGATTATGCAGAGAGCGATAAATGGAGAGTAATCCTTGAGTAA
- a CDS encoding 2-phosphosulfolactate phosphatase, whose protein sequence is MTATNKPGLEVCLSPALLHLFDVKNSIVVIIDVLRATSTICTALYNGASRVIPVSSVEECVHIGRAIDGITAGERDGKVAEGLVHGNSPFEYPRDFIENKTLVLTTTNGTKLLHMAKDAIQIITGSFPNISAVCDYLIAQNKNVILGCAAWKDRVNMEDTLFAGAVVNRIKAHFEVNCDSAVLAESMYQAAQPDLIGFMKQASHYRRLANYGLEKDIAYCLTPDGANVLPLFKDGELIAG, encoded by the coding sequence ATGACAGCAACTAACAAACCGGGCCTGGAAGTATGCTTATCCCCGGCTTTATTACATTTGTTTGATGTAAAGAACAGCATTGTAGTGATTATCGATGTGTTGCGCGCTACCTCTACTATTTGTACAGCCTTGTACAATGGCGCCAGCAGGGTAATCCCCGTATCAAGTGTGGAAGAATGTGTGCATATCGGCCGTGCCATTGATGGCATTACTGCCGGAGAACGCGATGGTAAAGTAGCGGAAGGACTGGTACACGGTAACTCCCCTTTTGAGTATCCACGCGACTTCATTGAAAACAAAACACTGGTATTAACTACCACCAACGGCACCAAACTGCTGCACATGGCGAAAGATGCCATCCAGATTATCACCGGCTCTTTTCCGAATATCAGTGCAGTATGTGATTACCTGATTGCACAGAATAAAAATGTAATACTGGGATGTGCTGCCTGGAAAGACCGGGTGAATATGGAAGATACCCTGTTTGCCGGAGCCGTGGTAAACCGCATCAAAGCGCATTTTGAAGTGAACTGCGATTCTGCTGTACTGGCAGAAAGCATGTACCAGGCTGCTCAGCCGGACCTGATTGGTTTTATGAAACAGGCTTCGCATTACCGCCGCCTGGCCAATTACGGACTGGAAAAAGATATTGCTTATTGTCTGACACCGGATGGCGCCAACGTGTTACCGTTGTTTAAAGACGGAGAGCTGATCGCCGGATAA
- a CDS encoding DoxX family protein, whose protein sequence is MKNNNQTTATLVLRIGIGVLFIIFGIMKLAGGPATWAFLGGTLQTFGITVWPAFWGFLASLTELLGGIALVTGLLVRPAALALLMTMVVATAFKITSGAPFAEISYPLAMGIVSLYFIIGEGKVAPVKA, encoded by the coding sequence ATGAAAAATAACAATCAAACCACAGCTACTTTAGTATTACGTATAGGCATTGGCGTATTATTTATCATCTTTGGTATCATGAAACTGGCGGGAGGCCCCGCTACATGGGCATTCCTGGGTGGTACCCTGCAAACATTCGGTATCACTGTCTGGCCGGCCTTCTGGGGGTTCCTGGCATCGCTGACAGAACTGCTGGGAGGTATTGCACTGGTCACCGGTTTGCTGGTACGTCCGGCAGCATTGGCGTTGCTGATGACCATGGTAGTAGCCACAGCATTTAAAATTACCAGCGGTGCACCTTTCGCGGAAATATCCTATCCGCTGGCGATGGGCATTGTATCCCTGTATTTCATCATCGGCGAAGGCAAGGTGGCTCCTGTCAAAGCCTGA
- a CDS encoding helix-turn-helix domain-containing protein, protein MQQKRIQSHKITDGVSVQLPKLSDVLIAKSNDRGRILPRQYPHRHEYYEITLVRENEGIHFVDFTPYPFKGSAVFLLSPEQVHELRREKGADGYSIKFNAAFFSSGNDPDSQLYAHFLFDNLQAYPVISLQPAEYNRLSTLLEVALEEYNHTTADNPDILFSYIRVILMEILRIRRQQLEETHLQPGWQQSQFREFKQLLETHFTTLHEVQDYAAKLFITPRQLNALSRKLTGKTAGVFIRDRLLLEARRLLFLHDLSIKEVGYRIGFEDPAYFTRFFKKNAGLSPQQFREQEQQV, encoded by the coding sequence ATGCAGCAAAAACGTATCCAGTCACACAAAATTACGGATGGCGTTTCGGTGCAACTACCGAAACTGTCAGACGTTTTAATCGCGAAATCCAATGACCGGGGCCGGATATTACCCCGGCAATACCCACACAGACACGAATATTACGAAATCACCCTGGTCCGGGAAAATGAAGGCATTCATTTCGTGGACTTCACCCCTTATCCATTTAAAGGGTCCGCTGTATTTTTATTGTCTCCCGAACAGGTACATGAACTGCGGCGGGAAAAAGGCGCTGATGGCTACTCCATTAAGTTTAATGCTGCCTTTTTCAGCAGCGGCAACGATCCCGACAGTCAGCTCTACGCCCATTTTCTGTTCGATAACCTCCAGGCATATCCGGTTATCAGCCTGCAGCCAGCAGAATACAACCGGCTATCCACCCTGCTGGAAGTAGCCCTGGAAGAATACAACCACACGACCGCCGATAATCCGGATATCCTGTTTTCGTATATCCGTGTTATACTGATGGAGATTCTCCGCATACGCCGGCAGCAGTTAGAGGAAACACACCTGCAACCCGGCTGGCAGCAATCGCAGTTCCGGGAGTTCAAACAATTGCTGGAAACGCATTTCACCACACTTCATGAAGTACAGGACTACGCCGCCAAATTGTTTATCACCCCACGGCAACTCAATGCCCTTTCCCGTAAACTAACCGGTAAAACTGCCGGCGTATTTATCCGGGACCGCCTGCTGCTGGAGGCCCGGCGGCTATTGTTCCTGCATGACCTGAGCATCAAAGAGGTAGGCTATCGCATCGGGTTTGAAGATCCCGCTTACTTCACGCGCTTCTTCAAGAAAAACGCCGGCCTTTCTCCGCAACAATTCCGGGAGCAGGAGCAACAAGTGTAA
- a CDS encoding MBL fold metallo-hydrolase, with amino-acid sequence MSTDNSRRNWLKQSGLAAMGLPLLFGNPSILAEHTSTHKTGSMKHYLCTTCGIQYNASETAPAHCPVCEDERQYVNPAGQSWTTLEAVQQTHRNVIEMVAPNLYAIYTTPEFAIGQRAHLLITPGGNILWDCVANLDASTINIIQHLGGIKAIALSHPHYFSTIVEWSHAFGHIPVYVHQRDAKWLGRQDEVIRLWDGPELSLWDGIKLVLCGGHFDGANVLYTPAGKGSLLVGDVIQVSSDRKTVSFMYSYPNNIPLSSKEINILYAAVQPLAYDAMYGAFGKYIKTGAHEAVDFSVKRYLQHIR; translated from the coding sequence ATGTCTACCGATAACAGCAGAAGAAACTGGCTTAAACAAAGTGGTCTGGCAGCAATGGGACTGCCTCTTTTATTCGGAAATCCATCTATTTTAGCGGAGCATACCTCCACCCATAAAACCGGATCTATGAAACACTATCTGTGTACTACCTGCGGGATACAGTACAATGCATCTGAAACGGCACCCGCCCACTGTCCTGTATGTGAAGATGAGCGGCAGTATGTAAACCCGGCCGGACAAAGCTGGACAACACTGGAAGCCGTTCAGCAAACACATAGGAACGTGATAGAAATGGTAGCGCCCAATCTGTACGCTATCTATACCACGCCCGAATTTGCCATCGGCCAGCGGGCGCACTTGCTGATCACGCCCGGTGGAAATATCCTATGGGATTGTGTGGCCAACCTGGACGCCTCTACGATTAATATCATACAACACCTGGGGGGTATCAAAGCTATCGCCCTCTCCCACCCGCATTATTTTTCCACCATTGTAGAATGGAGCCATGCATTTGGCCACATACCGGTGTATGTGCACCAGCGGGATGCAAAGTGGCTGGGACGGCAGGATGAGGTGATCCGGCTGTGGGACGGCCCGGAGCTGTCGTTATGGGATGGTATTAAGCTGGTACTGTGCGGCGGTCATTTCGATGGGGCCAATGTGCTGTATACGCCTGCCGGCAAAGGAAGCTTACTGGTAGGAGATGTCATCCAGGTTTCTTCCGACCGGAAAACCGTGTCTTTTATGTACAGCTATCCCAATAATATTCCGCTGTCATCCAAAGAAATCAACATCCTGTATGCGGCAGTACAACCGCTGGCCTACGATGCGATGTATGGCGCTTTTGGAAAATATATTAAAACCGGTGCACATGAGGCGGTGGATTTTTCTGTAAAAAGATACCTGCAACATATTCGCTGA